A single window of Leucoraja erinacea ecotype New England unplaced genomic scaffold, Leri_hhj_1 Leri_205S, whole genome shotgun sequence DNA harbors:
- the slc25a24 gene encoding calcium-binding mitochondrial carrier protein SCaMC-1, whose amino-acid sequence MKLRLAFKSLDKNNDGRIDTVEIVQSLKSLGMDISPQNAKKILHSMDEDGTMTIDWNEWRDHFTFNPATSIQEIIQFWKHSTVLDIGESVTIPDEFTEEERTSGMWWRQLLSGAVAGAVSRTGTAPLDRLKVLMQVHASKTNQMSMFGGFKQMLKEGGAISLWRGNGMNVVKIAPETAIKFMAYEQYKKLIAPNCENIRTHERFIAGSLAGATAQTSIYPMEVLKTRMALRKTGQYAGVGDCVKKIWMNEGLIAFYKGYIPNILGIIPYAGIDLAIYETLKQSWLNKYAKDSANPGILVLLACGTISSTCGQLASYPLALVRTRMQAQASLEGAKQRSMVQMFQDIVAKEGPFGLYRGLAPNFMKVIPAVSISYVVYERMRMALGMNPT is encoded by the exons ATGAAACTGCGACTGGCCTTCAAAAGCTTGGATAAAAACAATGATG GCAGGATTGACACAGTTGAAATTGTCCAGTCGCTCAAGTCTCTGGGAATGGACATCAGTCCTCAGAATGCAAAGAAGATTCTCCACTC cATGGATGAAGATGGCACCATGACCATTGACTGGAACGAATGGCGTGACCACTTCACCTTCAATCCGGCAACCAGCATTCAGGAAATCATCCAGTTCTGGAAACACTCTACG GTCCTGGATATCGGCGAAAGTGTGACCATCCCCGATGAGTTCACTGAAGAGGAGAGGACGTCGGgcatgtggtggaggcagctactGTCTGGGGCAGTGGCGGGAGCTGTGTCACGCACGGGTACAGCCCCCCTGGATCGCCTCAAAGTCCTCATGCAG GTTCATGCTTCCAAAACCAACCAGATGAGTATGTTCGGCGGTTTcaagcagatgttgaaggaggggGGAGCGATTTCCCTGTGGCGGGGAAACGGGATGAACGTGGTGAAGATCGCCCCAGAAACAGCCATCAAGTTCATGGCCTATGAACAG TATAAGAAACTCATCGCTCCCAATTGTGAAAACATCCGTACACACGAGAGGTTCATCGCGGGATCACTAGCTGGTGCCACAGCTCAGACCAGCATTTACCCAATGGAG GTCCTGAAGACCAGGATGGCTCTGCGTAAGACAGGCCAATACGCGGGAGTGGGGGATTGCGTGAAGAAGATTTGGATGAACGAGGGGCTGATTGCTTTCTACAAAGGCTACATTCCAAATATTCTGGGCATTATTCCATACGCTGGCATCGATCTGGCCATTTATGAG acGTTGAAGCAGTCCTGGCTCAACAAATACGCCAAGGACTCCGCAAACCCAGGGATCTTGGTCCTGCTAGCGTGTGGTACCATCTCCAGCACCTGTGGTCAACTGGCCAGCTATCCCCTGGCCCTGGTCCGCACCCGCATGCAGGCACAAG CATCGTTGGAGGGAGCAAAGCAACGCAGCATGGTGCAAATGTTCCAGGACATTGTGGCCAAAGAGGGTCCCTTTGGCCTCTACCGTGGACTTGCTCCCAACTTCATGAAGGTCATCCCTGCTGTCAGCATCAGCTACGTGGTGTACGAACGCATGAGGATGGCCTTGGGCATGAACCCCACCTGA